The following nucleotide sequence is from Alkalihalobacillus sp. LMS39.
AGAAAAATTAACTAATACACCATGCAAATATTCTTGTCTTTTTTTAATTACTTCTTCAATAATTGTTTTCCCTTTATCTAAAAGGTGAATCCGGACTACTCTACGATCTTGTAAATCTTTCACTCGCTCAACCAATTCGTTTTTTTCCATTCGGTCAATAAGATCTGTTGTTGTACTACATGCCAAATACATCTTATTTGATAATTCCCCAATGGTCATATCACCTTGTTCATTTAACCATTGCAAGGCAACAAATTGCGGTGGCGTTATCGGGAACTGTGATAATATTTCACGTCCTTGTTGCTTTATCATTTGTGCAATCATTCGTAATGCTCTTTCTATCTGCTCTACGTGTAAGTTTGAATCCAATT
It contains:
- a CDS encoding MarR family transcriptional regulator, producing the protein MIAQMIKQQGREILSQFPITPPQFVALQWLNEQGDMTIGELSNKMYLACSTTTDLIDRMEKNELVERVKDLQDRRVVRIHLLDKGKTIIEEVIKKRQEYLHGVLVNFSVEEVEILEKNLDLLYNEMERSTDNSKDRN